The following are encoded in a window of Deltaproteobacteria bacterium genomic DNA:
- a CDS encoding MgtC/SapB family protein produces MSELEILEFISFKMLYAVICGMIVGYERKINDSSASFKTQILVCVGSMIFTVIPQLAPKVPTSDSFRIIAQIISGVGFLGAGAILHNGTSHVIGLTTAAWIWFTSAIGIMIGIDHGPVAVFISISLVTVINTARKIEVKYFSDKHKRRHTDKKSDHLKEVA; encoded by the coding sequence TTGAGTGAATTAGAAATTTTAGAGTTTATCTCGTTCAAAATGCTCTATGCTGTGATCTGTGGAATGATTGTTGGCTATGAAAGAAAAATTAATGACTCATCAGCATCATTTAAAACCCAGATTTTAGTTTGTGTAGGTTCAATGATTTTCACCGTGATACCTCAGCTTGCACCTAAAGTACCTACTTCTGATTCTTTTCGTATTATCGCGCAAATAATTTCTGGCGTCGGTTTTCTTGGCGCCGGGGCTATACTCCATAATGGAACAAGTCACGTAATTGGGCTCACAACAGCTGCTTGGATTTGGTTTACTTCAGCTATTGGAATCATGATTGGAATTGATCATGGTCCTGTAGCTGTATTTATCTCGATTTCATTAGTAACTGTTATAAATACAGCACGAAAAATTGAGGTTAAATACTTTTCAGACAAACACAAACGTAGACACACCGATAAAAAAAGTGATCATCTCAAGGAAGTCGCTTAG
- the hisC gene encoding histidinol-phosphate transaminase yields the protein MKIPNYIKHLNLYKPGKPIEETKREFSLTEVIKLASNENPLGPSPSVLKSIRDHSAEQHLYPDPSQFELLTQAETFFSHSRQNIAFGNGTDEIIDFLVRIFCEKNDVILTSEYAFQAYEVSAMANQVKCLKAPVTLGMKFDLEALISCYEQHKEKIKIIFISNPNNPTGSFLSSFEFISFLDYFKNNEEVLIVSDEAYVEFVRDPNYKSLSSELLSYPNLVVLRTFSKIFGMAGLRLGAMLGPTEVIDAYNRMRKPFNVSSVAQTAGIAAMKDKDFVKQTQKVTWSGIDFFYKELAAMGIPFIPSEGNFILFETPVLARIIFSEMLKLGVILRPVDNYGLPYHLRMSVGLESENRKAIQCLQKVFKKLDLTRNQGVVIL from the coding sequence TTGAAAATACCAAACTATATTAAACATTTGAATTTATATAAGCCAGGGAAACCTATTGAAGAGACTAAAAGAGAATTTAGTTTGACTGAAGTTATTAAATTAGCAAGCAATGAAAACCCTCTTGGCCCAAGTCCGTCTGTTTTGAAGTCCATAAGGGATCATTCAGCAGAACAGCATTTATACCCTGACCCAAGTCAGTTTGAACTTCTTACACAGGCGGAAACTTTTTTTTCACACTCTCGTCAGAATATAGCTTTTGGCAATGGAACGGATGAAATAATTGATTTTCTCGTTAGAATATTTTGCGAAAAAAACGATGTCATTTTGACTTCGGAATATGCTTTTCAAGCCTATGAAGTATCGGCAATGGCAAATCAGGTTAAGTGCTTAAAGGCGCCGGTAACTTTGGGAATGAAATTTGATTTAGAGGCTCTTATCTCATGCTATGAGCAGCACAAAGAAAAAATTAAAATTATTTTTATTTCAAATCCAAACAATCCCACTGGGTCCTTTTTATCAAGTTTTGAATTTATTTCTTTTTTAGATTATTTTAAAAACAATGAAGAAGTCCTCATCGTTTCAGATGAGGCCTATGTTGAGTTCGTAAGAGACCCAAATTACAAATCACTAAGCTCCGAACTTTTGAGCTATCCTAACCTAGTTGTTTTGAGAACATTTTCTAAAATATTTGGAATGGCAGGATTAAGACTTGGAGCTATGCTGGGTCCCACGGAAGTTATCGATGCTTACAACAGAATGAGGAAGCCATTTAATGTCAGTTCCGTGGCTCAAACGGCTGGCATTGCGGCCATGAAAGATAAAGATTTTGTAAAGCAAACTCAAAAAGTAACGTGGAGCGGAATTGATTTTTTTTATAAAGAACTTGCAGCTATGGGTATTCCTTTTATACCCTCTGAAGGAAATTTTATTTTATTTGAAACCCCCGTTTTGGCGCGGATTATTTTTTCAGAGATGTTAAAATTGGGAGTTATTTTGAGACCCGTTGATAATTATGGTTTGCCCTACCATCTTAGGATGAGTGTTGGTCTTGAATCAGAAAATAGGAAGGCCATTCAGTGTCTTCAGAAGGTTTTTAAAAAATTGGATTTAACTCGAAATCAGGGTGTTGTCATTTTATGA
- the cmk gene encoding (d)CMP kinase → MRLKKEFVVTIDGPAASGKSSVSRELAKRLDFSWVSTGAFYRGLAFVALKKQIDLDDVTSLEILCESKDWEIRLKPDKTYVYFENQDVTDQINHEDVGSFASRISHYQVVRQALLKKQRDCALGKKGLVAEGRDCGTVVFPQAPAKVYLTASSEFRAQRRALEHGTDIQEVADSQKLRDLQDSSRKTAPLQIPENSLVIDTTHLSLSQVVDKVEEHTRNILKTL, encoded by the coding sequence ATGAGATTAAAAAAGGAATTTGTAGTGACCATTGATGGCCCAGCCGCAAGCGGAAAATCGTCGGTGAGTCGAGAGCTGGCTAAACGATTGGATTTCTCCTGGGTTTCAACGGGGGCCTTTTATCGTGGTTTGGCTTTTGTGGCTCTTAAAAAACAGATTGATTTGGATGATGTTACTTCCCTTGAGATATTGTGTGAAAGCAAGGACTGGGAAATCAGACTTAAGCCAGATAAAACCTATGTTTATTTTGAAAACCAAGATGTTACAGATCAAATAAATCACGAAGATGTTGGCAGTTTTGCAAGTCGTATCAGTCATTACCAAGTGGTCAGACAGGCTTTGTTAAAAAAGCAAAGAGACTGTGCCCTTGGTAAAAAAGGATTGGTTGCTGAAGGGCGTGACTGTGGAACCGTGGTTTTTCCGCAGGCTCCAGCAAAGGTCTATTTAACGGCATCTAGCGAGTTTCGGGCCCAGCGACGCGCTTTAGAGCATGGAACAGACATTCAAGAAGTGGCAGATTCGCAAAAGCTTCGTGATTTGCAAGACTCGTCAAGAAAGACAGCCCCCTTACAAATTCCAGAAAACTCTTTAGTTATAGATACGACCCACCTTTCTCTTTCCCAAGTTGTTGACAAAGTCGAGGAACACACCAGAAATATTTTAAAAACTCTTTGA